A portion of the Streptomyces sp. NBC_00376 genome contains these proteins:
- a CDS encoding DUF305 domain-containing protein, translating to MMLAGGVVLLLAAALVALMLVRPSSSAGSPSAEGSAATAPSDTSVDVGFARDMSIHHQQAVEMSFIVRDRTSDEAVRRLAYDIINTQANQRGMMLGWLEMWGRAKSSSAVPMKWMNHPFTPRGDGSLMPGMATNTELDELRAAKGRAAEVLYLKLMTPHHQAGVEMAAAAATSADTDEIRNLAAGMVRGQQSEMALMADMLKERGSKA from the coding sequence ATGATGCTGGCCGGCGGCGTGGTGCTGCTGCTGGCGGCGGCCCTGGTCGCGCTCATGCTCGTACGGCCGTCCTCGTCGGCGGGCTCCCCCTCCGCCGAGGGTTCCGCCGCGACCGCACCCTCGGACACCTCGGTCGATGTCGGGTTCGCCCGTGACATGTCGATCCACCATCAGCAGGCGGTCGAGATGTCGTTCATCGTCCGGGACCGCACGTCCGACGAGGCGGTGCGCCGGCTCGCCTACGACATCATCAACACGCAGGCCAATCAGCGGGGCATGATGCTCGGCTGGCTGGAGATGTGGGGCCGGGCGAAGTCCTCCTCGGCCGTGCCCATGAAGTGGATGAACCACCCCTTCACCCCGAGGGGCGACGGTTCGCTGATGCCCGGCATGGCGACCAACACCGAACTCGACGAGCTGCGGGCGGCGAAGGGCAGGGCAGCCGAAGTGCTGTACCTGAAGCTGATGACCCCGCACCACCAGGCCGGTGTGGAGATGGCCGCGGCTGCGGCCACCTCGGCGGACACGGATGAGATCAGGAACCTGGCGGCGGGCATGGTGCGCGGCCAGCAGTCGGAGATGGCGCTCATGGCGGACATGCTCAAGGAGCGCGGCTCGAAGGCCTGA
- a CDS encoding DUF4838 domain-containing protein, translating to MNDPSATDDGYASRHLNTMSAPGRRGFLAGAAGLAGAAVLPWTTATEAAAAAPATATALRVVTGGRARATVLWWGAGSARFAATELRDYVQRITGVRLPLRAANAPGTAVPEGITGLVSLAPGTGRETTVPASRLADAGRELSGSPEDSFTLLGDHTHLLLTGIGDRAPLYAVYALLERLGVRFFAPSFPAYEGHAEQIPSTPALTLPPVRSTDRPDWQLRRQYAEEGFSHTEASLPPLLDWMAKNRLNTFVHPTDYLGLGVTTYDKVRTVLTREATKRGIRIETGGHGYDSFLPKADHPQYYESGGPLFDIYNPEALDAYIDRVVTFLRDRPEITVFDCWPPDVGAFQKAILDRYGKPANAESVVVNKLVQVLREELPGVRVERIAYASTVRPPDPEYACDPEVIVDFAPYSRNYDGNLGDPAVKANTGLADALREWRSAFRGSLVMYEYYRRYRWRSLPVRPIATIEGDVAFESRLGLNGMGMYSEPGDWITYEPVQSLVAALAWDNSLDADAYLDGYLLARFGEETFTAIRRYYDLTGLDPDTHAVTRLTDNYTQARDALREATGLAKDAAARTVLDRLTRNIDIALADMRIGLAPANSAELAAARREYRALVHRNRFNGVCLPNVQAWWRWNGPAGQTPYDDATVRQEVVDSYAAPAAGFGDPGFLALARDGDAAALVVEAQDVDFTGHTVQWTATAPDGVVLEPASGTLKVHGTRGAAATVTVRATAGAATGAQRITLDFRLPDGTELVPARVEVAVS from the coding sequence ATGAACGACCCGAGCGCCACGGACGACGGATACGCCTCCCGCCACCTGAACACCATGAGCGCGCCCGGACGGCGGGGATTCCTCGCCGGAGCCGCGGGCCTCGCCGGTGCGGCCGTGCTCCCCTGGACCACCGCCACCGAAGCCGCGGCGGCCGCGCCCGCCACCGCGACCGCCCTCCGTGTCGTCACGGGCGGACGCGCCCGTGCCACGGTGCTGTGGTGGGGAGCGGGCAGCGCCCGGTTCGCCGCCACCGAACTGCGGGACTACGTCCAGCGGATCACCGGTGTCCGGCTGCCGCTGCGAGCCGCGAACGCCCCCGGCACCGCCGTTCCCGAAGGCATCACCGGCCTGGTGAGCCTCGCCCCGGGCACCGGCCGGGAGACCACGGTCCCCGCGAGCCGGCTCGCCGACGCCGGCCGGGAACTCTCCGGCTCCCCCGAGGACTCCTTCACCCTCCTCGGCGACCACACCCACCTGCTGCTGACCGGGATCGGCGACCGGGCACCGCTCTACGCCGTCTACGCGCTCCTGGAACGGCTCGGCGTACGGTTCTTCGCCCCGTCCTTTCCCGCGTACGAGGGCCACGCCGAACAGATCCCCAGCACCCCGGCCCTCACCCTCCCGCCCGTGCGCAGCACCGACCGGCCCGACTGGCAGCTGCGCCGGCAGTACGCCGAGGAGGGCTTCAGCCACACGGAAGCCAGCCTGCCGCCGCTGCTCGACTGGATGGCGAAGAACCGGCTCAACACCTTCGTCCATCCGACCGACTACCTGGGCCTCGGCGTCACCACGTACGACAAGGTGCGGACCGTCCTCACCCGCGAGGCCACCAAGCGCGGCATCCGCATCGAGACCGGCGGTCACGGCTACGACAGCTTCCTGCCGAAGGCCGACCACCCGCAGTACTACGAGTCCGGCGGGCCGCTCTTCGACATCTACAACCCCGAGGCGCTCGACGCCTACATCGACCGCGTCGTCACCTTCCTGCGGGACCGACCCGAGATCACCGTCTTCGACTGCTGGCCCCCGGACGTCGGCGCGTTCCAGAAGGCGATCCTCGACCGGTACGGCAAACCCGCCAACGCCGAATCGGTGGTCGTCAACAAGCTCGTCCAGGTCTTGCGGGAGGAGCTGCCCGGTGTCCGGGTCGAACGGATCGCGTACGCGTCCACCGTCCGGCCGCCCGATCCGGAGTACGCCTGCGACCCCGAGGTCATCGTCGACTTCGCCCCGTACTCCCGCAACTACGACGGGAATCTCGGCGACCCCGCTGTGAAGGCCAACACCGGGCTCGCCGACGCGCTGCGCGAGTGGCGGTCCGCGTTCCGCGGTTCGCTGGTGATGTACGAGTACTACCGGCGCTACCGCTGGCGCAGCCTGCCGGTGCGTCCGATCGCCACGATCGAGGGCGACGTCGCCTTCGAGTCCCGGCTCGGCCTGAACGGCATGGGCATGTACAGCGAACCGGGCGACTGGATCACGTACGAACCCGTCCAGAGTCTCGTCGCCGCACTGGCCTGGGACAACAGCCTGGACGCGGACGCGTATCTCGACGGCTACCTGCTGGCGCGCTTCGGCGAGGAGACCTTCACCGCGATACGTCGCTACTACGACCTGACCGGTCTCGACCCCGACACCCACGCGGTCACCCGGCTCACCGACAACTACACGCAGGCCCGCGACGCGCTCCGGGAGGCCACCGGCCTGGCGAAGGACGCCGCGGCCCGCACGGTGCTGGACCGGCTGACCCGCAACATCGACATCGCGCTGGCCGACATGCGCATCGGCCTGGCACCGGCGAACAGCGCCGAACTCGCCGCGGCCCGCCGGGAGTACCGGGCGCTCGTGCACCGCAACCGGTTCAACGGCGTCTGCCTGCCCAACGTGCAGGCCTGGTGGCGCTGGAACGGCCCGGCGGGGCAGACGCCGTACGACGATGCCACGGTCCGTCAGGAAGTCGTCGACAGCTACGCCGCCCCCGCCGCCGGATTCGGTGACCCGGGATTCCTCGCGCTGGCACGGGACGGTGATGCCGCGGCCCTCGTCGTCGAGGCACAGGACGTCGACTTCACCGGTCACACCGTCCAGTGGACGGCGACCGCGCCCGACGGCGTGGTGCTGGAACCGGCGAGCGGCACGCTGAAGGTGCACGGCACCCGGGGTGCGGCCGCCACGGTGACGGTGCGCGCCACGGCCGGGGCGGCGACCGGAGCCCAGCGGATCACGCTGGACTTCCGGCTGCCGGACGGGACCGAGCTGGTCCCCGCACGGGTGGAGGTCGCCGTGTCATGA
- a CDS encoding aliphatic sulfonate ABC transporter substrate-binding protein produces MKKSRFIGRRTAGLLLALAIIPAATGCGGDSSAGSSGGDSNKVRFGYIADYSGSAALAVAQKQGLWKKAGITPELKVFTNGPLQVQALGSGDLDFGYVGPGALWLPASGRASIVSVNMLGLADRVIARPGSGIDRPADLKGKKIAVAEGTSGDMILDLALREAGLEQSDVTKVAMDASTVVTAFSSGQVDAAATWYPLIDTMKKKVPDLKEISRTEDYYPELTFPNVFVTQPKLASGNPELVKKVTGVLKAAGDWIAAHPQESETVAADFLELPAGQLKGSTKYVKILPSAELTKLSQDGTVDGWFDGLADVFVRMKKLPEAGRAKDYYLADLYATAGKADHS; encoded by the coding sequence GTGAAGAAATCCCGGTTCATCGGCCGCCGCACGGCAGGTCTCCTCCTCGCCCTCGCCATCATCCCCGCCGCCACCGGATGCGGCGGCGACTCGTCCGCCGGCTCCTCGGGCGGTGACAGCAACAAGGTCCGCTTCGGCTACATCGCCGACTACAGCGGCTCGGCGGCGCTCGCCGTCGCCCAGAAGCAGGGTCTGTGGAAGAAGGCGGGCATCACCCCCGAGCTGAAGGTCTTCACCAACGGCCCGCTCCAGGTCCAGGCACTGGGCTCCGGCGACCTGGACTTCGGCTACGTCGGTCCGGGCGCGCTCTGGCTCCCCGCCTCCGGCCGCGCCTCGATCGTCTCCGTCAACATGCTGGGACTCGCCGACCGGGTCATCGCCCGGCCGGGCTCAGGCATCGACAGGCCCGCCGACCTCAAGGGCAAGAAGATCGCCGTCGCCGAAGGCACCTCCGGCGACATGATCCTCGACCTGGCGCTGCGCGAGGCCGGGTTGGAGCAGAGCGACGTCACCAAGGTCGCCATGGACGCCTCGACCGTCGTCACGGCCTTCTCCTCCGGCCAGGTGGACGCGGCCGCCACCTGGTACCCGCTGATCGACACGATGAAGAAGAAGGTCCCCGATCTCAAGGAGATCAGCCGGACCGAGGACTACTACCCCGAGCTGACCTTCCCGAACGTCTTCGTCACCCAGCCGAAGCTGGCCTCCGGAAACCCGGAACTCGTCAAGAAGGTGACCGGGGTCCTCAAGGCGGCCGGCGACTGGATCGCCGCACACCCACAGGAGTCGGAGACCGTCGCCGCCGACTTCCTCGAACTGCCCGCCGGTCAGCTCAAGGGGTCCACGAAGTACGTGAAGATCCTCCCGTCCGCCGAGCTGACGAAGCTCAGCCAGGACGGCACGGTCGACGGCTGGTTCGACGGACTCGCCGATGTCTTCGTCCGGATGAAGAAGCTGCCCGAAGCAGGCAGGGCCAAGGACTACTACCTCGCAGACCTGTACGCCACAGCCGGAAAGGCGGACCACTCATGA
- a CDS encoding ABC transporter ATP-binding protein, with the protein MPTINFHEVSRGFTVKDGEFLALDRVGLDIEDGEFVTVVGPSGCGKSTLMNIAAGLLDATGGEVTVDGVPVRGPAPERGVIFQQYALFPWMTVTANVEYGLKVAGVGKAERRRRAQEVIELVGLTDFADALPKTLSGGMKQRCAIARAYAVDPKVLLMDEPFGALDSLTRVRMQESLLDTWSRDRRTVMFITHDVDEAVFLANRVVVMAARPGRIHTVIPVTLPYPRTEEHRLSPEFAALRAQVWHAVHRQPAPLEGTAS; encoded by the coding sequence ATGCCCACCATCAACTTCCACGAGGTGTCCAGGGGCTTCACCGTCAAGGACGGCGAGTTCCTGGCCCTGGACCGGGTCGGACTGGACATCGAGGACGGCGAGTTCGTCACCGTCGTCGGCCCGTCCGGCTGCGGCAAGAGCACCCTGATGAACATCGCGGCCGGTCTCCTGGACGCGACCGGCGGCGAGGTCACCGTCGACGGCGTCCCCGTCCGCGGACCGGCCCCCGAACGCGGCGTCATCTTCCAGCAGTACGCGCTCTTCCCCTGGATGACCGTCACCGCCAACGTCGAGTACGGACTGAAGGTCGCCGGAGTCGGCAAGGCCGAACGCCGCCGCCGGGCCCAGGAGGTCATCGAACTCGTCGGCCTCACCGACTTCGCCGACGCCCTGCCCAAAACCCTCTCCGGCGGCATGAAGCAGCGCTGCGCCATCGCCCGCGCCTACGCCGTCGACCCGAAGGTCCTCCTCATGGACGAACCCTTCGGCGCGCTCGACTCACTGACCCGGGTCCGGATGCAGGAATCCCTGCTCGACACGTGGAGCCGCGACCGGCGCACCGTCATGTTCATCACCCACGACGTCGACGAGGCGGTCTTCCTGGCCAACCGGGTCGTCGTGATGGCCGCCCGTCCGGGCCGCATCCACACGGTCATCCCCGTCACGCTGCCCTACCCGCGCACCGAGGAACACCGCCTCTCGCCCGAGTTCGCAGCGCTGCGCGCGCAGGTCTGGCATGCCGTCCACCGTCAGCCCGCTCCCCTCGAAGGAACAGCGTCGTGA
- a CDS encoding ABC transporter permease produces the protein MRQKLLPGHAPADEPAAAAPVKSPNPAKHPEKKARSTGRIRSLLLGLASAALGLAAWSVLANSGIDGFPGPVEVARRAITLIGDGTLLADAGASLKRVLIGYVLGVALAIPVGFLMGWYPVVRRLIEPWLQFFRMVPPLAIIPLAIVLMGIDETPKIFVIFLAAFLSSVVSTFQGVVAVEVTLVDAARVLGARDPQVFLGIVVPASTPFILVGMRIGLGASWATVVAAELIAAQGGLGFRMQQAQLYYDLPTIFVQLIAIGTIGLVMDRLLLLAERRLTHWQERR, from the coding sequence ATGAGACAGAAACTGCTGCCCGGCCACGCACCGGCGGACGAACCGGCCGCGGCCGCACCGGTGAAGAGCCCGAATCCGGCGAAGCACCCGGAGAAGAAGGCCCGCAGCACGGGCCGGATCCGCTCCCTGCTGCTCGGCCTCGCCTCCGCCGCGCTCGGCCTGGCGGCCTGGTCCGTCCTCGCCAACAGCGGCATCGACGGCTTCCCCGGACCCGTCGAAGTGGCCCGCCGGGCCATCACCCTCATCGGTGACGGCACGCTCCTCGCCGACGCGGGCGCCAGCCTGAAACGGGTCCTCATCGGCTACGTCCTCGGCGTCGCCCTCGCGATCCCCGTCGGCTTCCTGATGGGCTGGTACCCGGTCGTCCGCCGGCTGATCGAACCCTGGCTGCAGTTCTTCCGCATGGTGCCGCCGCTCGCGATCATCCCGCTCGCCATCGTCCTCATGGGCATCGACGAGACCCCGAAGATCTTCGTCATCTTCCTGGCCGCGTTCCTCAGTTCCGTCGTCTCCACCTTCCAGGGCGTCGTCGCCGTCGAAGTCACCCTCGTCGACGCGGCCCGGGTGCTCGGCGCCCGCGACCCACAGGTCTTCCTCGGCATCGTCGTCCCCGCGTCCACGCCGTTCATCCTGGTCGGCATGCGGATCGGCCTCGGCGCCTCCTGGGCGACCGTCGTGGCGGCCGAACTCATCGCGGCCCAGGGCGGACTGGGCTTCCGGATGCAGCAGGCCCAGCTCTACTACGACCTGCCGACCATCTTCGTCCAGCTCATCGCCATCGGAACGATCGGCCTCGTCATGGACCGGCTGCTGCTCCTCGCCGAGCGCCGGCTCACCCACTGGCAGGAACGGCGGTAA
- a CDS encoding sulfatase-like hydrolase/transferase, with product MAPRNVLFLMTDQHRVDTLGCYGNPLVDTPALDALAAEGTRFDRFYTPTAICTPARASLATGLHPFRHGMLNNPERNGGSKDELSDESPMLWRQLMDRGYQVGHAGKWHIGRERGPEFYGLDGEHLPGALNPVHHPSYEKWLEGNGFPPFAVREPVFGTAANGTGRGHLIAGRLQQPVEATIEAFLTDRTLALLDRYAADWKASGTPFMLSCHWYGPHLPYLIPDEYYDLYDPADVPLPASMAETFAGKPDVQRQYSAYWSSDDFDDAAWRKLIAVYWGYVTMIDHQIGRLTDALREHGLLDDTAVFFTADHGEFTGAHRLNDKGPAMYEDIYRIPAIARVPGAPAQVSDDFANLIDLNPTILDLAGAPIPELCDGESLLPLLMGERPGVAGTTRGSATAAGNARDQIVAEFHGHHFPYSQRMIRDRRHKLVHNPESVHELYDLETDPHELHNVYEAPAYAGVRRDLTVRLYRELLRRGDPAYSWMSYMADIGGDRAADVDGVAEEVA from the coding sequence GTGGCTCCGCGCAACGTCCTGTTCCTGATGACCGACCAGCACCGGGTCGACACCCTGGGCTGTTACGGCAATCCACTCGTCGACACCCCGGCTCTGGACGCCCTGGCGGCCGAGGGGACCCGGTTCGACCGCTTCTACACGCCGACCGCCATCTGCACCCCCGCCCGTGCCTCACTCGCCACCGGCCTTCACCCGTTCCGCCACGGCATGCTGAACAACCCCGAGCGCAACGGCGGCAGCAAGGACGAACTCTCCGACGAAAGTCCCATGCTCTGGCGCCAGTTGATGGACCGGGGCTACCAGGTCGGCCACGCCGGCAAATGGCACATCGGCCGCGAGCGCGGCCCCGAGTTCTACGGCCTGGACGGCGAACACCTGCCCGGCGCGCTCAACCCCGTACACCATCCCTCGTACGAGAAGTGGCTGGAGGGCAACGGCTTCCCGCCCTTCGCCGTGCGCGAACCCGTCTTCGGCACCGCCGCCAACGGCACCGGACGCGGCCACCTCATCGCCGGCCGGCTCCAGCAGCCCGTCGAGGCCACCATCGAGGCGTTCCTCACCGACCGGACCCTCGCCCTGCTGGACCGGTACGCCGCCGACTGGAAGGCGAGCGGCACGCCCTTCATGCTGTCGTGCCACTGGTACGGCCCCCACCTGCCGTATCTGATCCCCGACGAGTACTACGACCTGTACGACCCCGCCGACGTGCCGTTGCCCGCCTCCATGGCCGAGACCTTCGCGGGCAAGCCCGATGTGCAGCGCCAGTACAGCGCGTACTGGTCCTCGGACGATTTCGACGACGCCGCCTGGCGCAAGCTCATCGCCGTCTACTGGGGCTACGTCACCATGATCGACCACCAGATCGGGCGGCTGACCGACGCGCTCCGGGAGCACGGGCTCCTGGACGACACGGCGGTCTTCTTCACCGCCGACCACGGCGAGTTCACCGGCGCCCACCGGCTCAACGACAAGGGCCCGGCGATGTACGAGGACATCTACCGGATCCCCGCGATCGCCCGTGTCCCGGGCGCTCCCGCCCAGGTCAGCGACGACTTCGCCAACCTCATCGACCTCAACCCGACCATCCTCGACCTGGCGGGCGCCCCGATACCCGAACTCTGCGACGGGGAAAGCCTGTTGCCGCTGCTGATGGGGGAGAGGCCCGGGGTAGCCGGGACCACCCGGGGATCCGCGACGGCCGCAGGGAACGCCCGTGACCAGATCGTCGCCGAATTCCACGGCCACCACTTCCCCTACTCCCAGCGCATGATCCGCGACCGGCGCCACAAACTGGTGCACAACCCGGAGAGCGTGCACGAGCTGTACGACCTGGAGACCGACCCGCACGAACTGCACAACGTGTACGAGGCACCCGCCTACGCCGGTGTCCGGCGCGACCTCACCGTGCGGCTCTACCGCGAGCTGCTGCGCCGCGGCGACCCGGCCTACTCCTGGATGAGCTACATGGCGGACATCGGTGGAGACCGCGCGGCGGACGTCGACGGAGTCGCGGAGGAAGTCGCATGA
- a CDS encoding ROK family transcriptional regulator has protein sequence MTERTDALQRLRRANEAAVLGELRRSGALSRGELKARVGLSRTTLFAIVSDLLERKAVVEQPAPDPEHPRGRGRPALEIALNARGAELIGIDLQRHRIHVVVANCAHEIVGRYSVPAPPDSGAPERAAQAVAAVEELVRRENISLAPVQGIGLGLPGFVQNPASGDPRNMTPFASHVAAELGRHFDAPVLTDNNSRLAALAEVTWGAARGLDNTVYLGWSQGVGGGLVVNGQLVRGAHGAAGEIGHTSCDPEGKPCHCGGRGCLEGLIGLPALLAACADRGVMVEDAEEMVALAAAGRPDVADVFRGAAVTAGRVLAALAAQVDPECIVVCGEPAALDELVLAPIREQLAALSLPTAPRTVEVRGSALSGDAAALGGVALLLRTTGQELAGLLDDRSVPGDATEDGSPLVTGASR, from the coding sequence ATGACGGAACGCACCGATGCCTTGCAACGTCTGCGCAGGGCCAATGAAGCCGCCGTACTCGGTGAACTGCGCAGGTCGGGCGCGCTGAGCCGCGGCGAGCTCAAGGCGAGGGTCGGGCTCTCCCGCACCACCCTGTTCGCGATCGTCTCCGATCTGCTGGAACGCAAGGCCGTCGTGGAGCAGCCCGCCCCGGACCCGGAACATCCGCGCGGCCGGGGCAGGCCCGCACTGGAGATCGCGTTGAACGCGCGCGGTGCCGAGCTGATCGGCATCGACCTCCAGCGCCACCGGATCCATGTGGTCGTCGCCAACTGTGCCCACGAGATCGTCGGCCGGTACAGCGTCCCCGCCCCGCCGGACAGCGGCGCCCCCGAGCGGGCCGCGCAGGCCGTCGCCGCCGTGGAGGAGCTGGTACGGCGCGAGAACATCAGCCTCGCTCCGGTCCAGGGCATCGGCCTCGGGCTCCCCGGATTCGTCCAGAATCCGGCCTCCGGCGATCCGCGCAACATGACGCCTTTCGCCAGCCACGTCGCCGCCGAACTCGGCCGGCACTTCGACGCCCCCGTACTCACCGACAACAACTCCAGGCTCGCCGCGCTCGCCGAGGTCACCTGGGGTGCGGCCCGCGGCCTCGACAACACCGTCTACCTGGGGTGGTCCCAGGGGGTCGGCGGGGGGCTCGTCGTCAACGGCCAGCTGGTGCGCGGCGCCCACGGCGCGGCCGGCGAGATCGGCCACACCAGTTGCGACCCGGAGGGAAAGCCCTGCCACTGCGGTGGCCGCGGCTGTCTGGAGGGCCTCATCGGCCTTCCCGCTCTGCTCGCGGCCTGCGCCGACCGGGGCGTGATGGTCGAGGACGCCGAGGAGATGGTCGCGCTCGCGGCGGCGGGCCGGCCGGACGTCGCCGATGTGTTCCGCGGCGCGGCCGTCACCGCCGGGCGGGTCCTCGCGGCCCTCGCGGCACAGGTCGACCCCGAGTGCATCGTGGTCTGCGGTGAACCGGCCGCCCTGGACGAACTCGTCCTCGCCCCGATCCGGGAACAGCTCGCCGCCCTCTCCCTGCCTACCGCGCCCCGCACCGTCGAGGTGCGCGGCTCCGCGCTCAGCGGCGACGCGGCCGCGCTCGGCGGGGTGGCCCTGCTGCTGCGCACCACCGGGCAGGAACTGGCCGGGCTGCTCGACGACAGGTCCGTTCCCGGCGACGCCACCGAGGACGGCTCGCCCCTCGTCACCGGGGCGTCACGATGA
- a CDS encoding formylglycine-generating enzyme family protein, with protein sequence MNACCGPSRAQATDPADSTLAAPPPDGSPCPPPADFAVPVRRPAEVLRGMVAVPGGPFLMGGEDEDGFAADGEGPVREVAVRPFHIDATCVTNARFAVFVKATGYRTEAELIGWSYVFGSFVPPQARHAVLPGIVPGAPWWRAVSGAYWRAPEGPGTSIGDRRNHPVVHMSWNDATAYARWAGKRLPTEAEWEKAARGGLVRARFPWGDELTPGGRHRCNIWQGDFPVRNTGEDGFLSTAPVNSYPPNGFGLYNTSGNVWEWCADRFSVDWHVADRPASRIDPVGPPVGANRVLRGGSYLCHSSYCTRYRVAARTSNTPDSTTGHGGFRCAL encoded by the coding sequence ATGAACGCGTGCTGCGGACCGTCCCGGGCACAGGCGACGGACCCGGCGGACTCCACGCTCGCCGCCCCGCCGCCGGACGGCTCGCCCTGCCCTCCGCCGGCGGACTTCGCCGTCCCCGTACGCCGTCCGGCCGAGGTCCTTCGGGGCATGGTCGCCGTCCCGGGCGGCCCGTTCCTGATGGGCGGCGAGGACGAGGACGGGTTCGCGGCGGACGGTGAGGGGCCGGTACGGGAGGTCGCCGTCCGCCCGTTCCACATCGACGCGACCTGTGTGACCAATGCCCGGTTCGCCGTGTTCGTGAAGGCCACCGGCTACCGCACCGAGGCCGAACTCATCGGCTGGTCCTATGTGTTCGGCTCCTTCGTACCCCCGCAGGCACGCCACGCGGTGCTGCCCGGCATCGTCCCCGGCGCACCCTGGTGGCGAGCGGTGAGCGGTGCGTACTGGCGGGCGCCCGAGGGTCCCGGGACCTCGATCGGCGACCGCCGGAATCACCCCGTGGTCCATATGTCGTGGAACGACGCGACGGCCTACGCCCGATGGGCCGGCAAGCGGCTGCCGACCGAGGCCGAGTGGGAGAAGGCGGCCCGTGGCGGACTGGTACGGGCCCGCTTCCCGTGGGGCGACGAGCTCACCCCCGGGGGCAGGCACCGCTGCAACATCTGGCAGGGCGACTTCCCCGTGCGCAACACCGGCGAGGACGGCTTCCTCTCCACGGCCCCCGTCAACTCCTACCCGCCCAACGGCTTCGGCCTGTACAACACCTCGGGCAATGTGTGGGAGTGGTGCGCCGACCGGTTCAGCGTCGACTGGCACGTCGCCGACCGCCCGGCCTCCCGCATCGATCCCGTCGGGCCGCCGGTCGGCGCGAACCGGGTCCTGCGCGGCGGCTCCTACCTCTGTCACAGCTCCTACTGCACCCGCTACCGGGTGGCCGCCCGCACCTCCAACACGCCGGACAGCACGACGGGCCACGGCGGATTCCGCTGCGCGCTCTGA
- a CDS encoding ROK family protein has translation MKSITPLGPKADKDTVRRSNLSLVLRAVRDEAEGGATRAGVAARVGLTRAAVSSLVEQLLATGFLTESGKTFSGQAGRPGTALKVARTGPAGLGVEVNIDYVSVCVVDLAGTGRVRLTEHLDNRGAPPGEVLARAAGIAARTLESAREQELRPVGVALALPGLVSGGTVRQAPNLGWNRVPAEDLFAAALARARPGHEALAVASENEANLAALAELWFGGLDDLRSFLYLTGEIGVGGALVVNGELLRGAHGFAGEIGHVVVDAEGPKCRCGSRGCLEQYAGQAALLRAAGIAESGSGAGVAELERRARAGDGRAVAAVAEAGRMLGRVLSGAVNLLDPDAVVLGGIYRNLMPWLSPPADQELTGRVVSGLWSPGSGRLRASSVAGDAARGAAALVLTEALADPVAYAGRPAG, from the coding sequence ATGAAGAGCATCACACCGCTGGGGCCCAAGGCCGACAAGGACACCGTGCGCCGGAGCAACCTCAGCCTGGTGCTGCGCGCCGTCCGCGACGAGGCCGAGGGCGGGGCGACCAGAGCCGGGGTCGCCGCACGGGTGGGGCTGACCCGGGCCGCGGTGTCCTCGCTCGTCGAGCAGCTGCTCGCCACCGGTTTCCTCACCGAGTCCGGCAAGACGTTCAGCGGTCAGGCGGGCCGCCCCGGCACCGCGCTCAAGGTGGCACGCACCGGGCCCGCCGGGCTGGGTGTGGAGGTCAACATCGACTACGTGTCGGTGTGTGTCGTGGACCTGGCGGGCACCGGACGGGTGCGGCTCACCGAGCACCTCGACAACCGCGGCGCGCCGCCCGGAGAGGTCCTGGCGCGGGCCGCCGGCATCGCCGCACGCACCCTGGAGTCGGCGCGCGAACAGGAGCTCCGCCCGGTCGGCGTGGCCCTCGCCCTGCCCGGACTGGTTTCCGGCGGTACGGTGCGCCAGGCGCCCAACCTGGGCTGGAACCGGGTTCCGGCCGAGGACCTCTTCGCGGCCGCGCTCGCCCGCGCCCGCCCCGGACACGAGGCGCTGGCGGTGGCCTCCGAGAACGAGGCCAATCTGGCGGCGCTGGCCGAGCTCTGGTTCGGCGGACTCGACGACCTGCGCAGCTTCCTCTACCTGACCGGCGAGATCGGTGTCGGCGGTGCGCTGGTCGTCAACGGTGAACTGCTGCGCGGGGCGCACGGATTCGCCGGGGAGATCGGGCATGTGGTGGTGGACGCCGAGGGGCCAAAGTGCCGGTGCGGCTCGCGCGGCTGCCTGGAGCAGTACGCGGGACAGGCGGCGCTCCTGCGGGCCGCCGGGATCGCGGAGTCCGGCAGCGGTGCCGGGGTGGCCGAGCTGGAACGGCGCGCCCGCGCGGGGGACGGACGGGCGGTGGCCGCTGTCGCGGAGGCCGGCCGGATGCTGGGGCGGGTGCTGTCCGGGGCGGTGAATCTGCTCGACCCGGACGCGGTGGTGCTCGGCGGGATCTACCGGAACCTGATGCCGTGGCTGTCGCCGCCCGCCGACCAGGAACTGACCGGCCGTGTGGTGTCGGGGCTCTGGTCCCCGGGGAGCGGGCGGCTGCGCGCCTCGTCCGTCGCGGGTGACGCGGCCCGGGGCGCGGCGGCGCTGGTGCTGACGGAGGCGCTGGCCGACCCGGTGGCGTACGCGGGCCGCCCGGCCGGCTGA